The genomic interval TCCTCGATTTGCAGAACCTGTTCGAGCGCTTCGCCTTCGACAACGTCTGCAAGCTAGCTTTCAACGTCGACCCCGCCTGTCTCGGCGGTGACGGCACCGCCGGTGCAGAGTTCATGAGCGCATTCGAGGACGCCGCCGTACTGAGTTCAGGGAGATTCATGAGCGTGTTACCCTTCATGTGGAAAATAAAGCAGCTGCTGAACATCGGAACAGAACGGAGACTCAGAAAATCAATCACTACCGTGCACGTGTTCGCCGACTCCATCATACGGTCCCGATTGGAATCCAGGGAGCACACCAGCGACGACGAAGATTTACTTTCACGTTTCATCAGAACGCAGGAAAGCTCGCCGGAGTTTCTCCGCGACGTTGTGATAAGTTTCATTCTCGCTGGGCGTGACACGACGTCGTCCGCACTCACCTGGTTCTTCTGGATTCTTTCTTCCAGACCTGACGTTCGGAGAAAAATTCACGACGAAATCGCAAGGGTTCGGTTCGCGACGGGTGGCGTTGGCGCGTTCGGGTACGAGGAGCTGAAAGAGATGCATTACTTGCATGCGGCGCTTACGGAGACGATGAGGTTGTACCCGCCGGTGCCAGTTGACTCGAAGAAATGTGCGGACGACGACGTTTTACCGGATGGAACGAGGATTGGGAAGGGGTGGTTCCTATCGTACCACACCTACGCTATGGGGAGAATGGAGAGCGTATGGGGAAAAGACTGTGCCCAATATAATCCCGAAAGGTGGTTGGAGAATGGCGCATTCCGAACGGAGAGTCCGTTTCGTTTTCCGGTGTTTCACGCTGGTCCACGAATGTGTCTGGGAAAAGAAATGGCTTATATTCAGATGAAGTCCATTGCAGCTTCGGTGATGGAGAGCTTCGAGATCGAGGCAGTGGATAAGGACACGTGTCCAGAACATGTGCTTTCTTTGACGTTGAGGATCAAAGGAGGGTTGGCCGTCAGGTTAAGGACAAGGGATACGCAAAGTGTCCACCCTAACACCAGGGTCTAGGGCACAGGTTGCAATTTCTACTATTTTCGATTTAAGAAAAATTGCAatataatatgtttattttcCCCGTTAACTTTCTAAGGGGTCGTGGAATATTTATATATGGATGGaaaatatagtttaaaattTTAGGAGTGTATACgtgagtttaaaaataaatatatataataaaatataaatttgtaattaaataatatgaaaaataataaaataatagtattagaaGTTGTaatatgattaaataaaaaattgaaattgtgGATGTatcattatcttttatttatataatgagAAACCAAGTGAGAAGAGAAAGGAATTGAAATGGGTAGGGAAAggaaaatgatatttaaataaaattgtttaagagaaaaaacataaaaaaggtaCATTTATGCAATGGTATCTTGTACTCtgtcttttttgttttctagtaattgtcttatatttaatatgtattaggtaaacttttaaaattctatttataaaaagggtttaaaatattaactataCGCTTTTTTCACTCTAAAATATCTTCTACTctcaatgtttttatttttttggttttcaATTAATTCAAGAATCGTGATATCGAAACTTCTccattttttctctttctaaCCATTTATATTTCTACTGTGttctattataaataattttattatttgctgataaaaaaaaaactttttttatggTCAGAAATTAGAAGAGGTATAAAACTAATTAGAGAGAGTTTCGTAAAATCTCTTACCAGTCCTAATAATTAATGATAAACATCAAGAAAATAATAACTTGCACAACCATAAGAGCTTGTTTAAGGTTGcctattgataaaataaataatcaatgcTTCTCCTAATTATAGAAAAAAGGAGCGAAACTTGTTAATAATTAGAATTGATTTTAAGCATAAAAAACACTAGAATCAATTTTTCCTTTTAAAGGCTAGAATccatttatttaaagaaaatgcATGCCTTTGAACCAaaagattaaatataaaaataaaatttgagattaaTCTTTTAGCCAGAGATttctcataattatttttttatcatttattttccAATATATTTTCTTGGACAAAACATGATTTTTAGTCCTCTTTAAAAAATGTGGTACTTTCATTTGTTATCTTTaagatattttgtatttttagcaCAAATGTGttataaaacatgaaataatttaTCAAGATTTAACGAAAAAATGTATAATATTGTTGCCTTAGAGTTAGTTAATATTGTGCTTTGTATGTTTTGCTTTCGCTCCAAAAGTTTATCAATAGAAATATCATTAATGTTGTGATTTGGAATATAACGTTCATTAATGTTAGCATCCCAAATGTTTATATTAATagattcaataaaaaatttcatcatcCTAACTTTTCAAAATATGTAATTAGTCTCATTAAACATAAgtgatatattaataaaaacacCTTTAACAAAAGGTAACATTTTCTTAAccattttcttgaaaaacaaattaaggAAATACCAATTGTTAAGAATATAATTTGAGTTCAAGAAAAGGTGAATTGAAGATTTTGCAAATGGATGACTattttttgttgaatctaaTGTACCAAGTAATAAAACAAGCTTCTTAAGAATTTGAGATATTATTTAATGTTctttaagttaaaaaatatgaaatgtgagtaagaaaattaaagagatgagagagagagagagaaatactaaaatttatattggtttaCTAATGGGAAAGAGTTATATTTAGTTCCTCATTTACCTTGAccatttttcaaaaattttaccaatcacaataaaaaaaataagaaaaaaaaataccataaTACTAAGATTTTAAACTCTTAACAATTCCTTGTAAAACCCTGTCACGAGAACATCTTGATCTCTCTAATAAAGCAATATTAAcacacaaaaatacaaaagaactAGGAAAAGGTCActtgaaaattgaaaaactgATATATGTAGAAGAGAAAGAAATATGATATCCTATGTGAGCTATTGAATCAATGATCATCCAAGAATGCTTCAAGAATTAGTgattattctttattatatattatctaaaatatatattcaaacaatcatttatatatatggtAATATATTAATAGAAAATTTGGGGATAAAGTGAGTCATTTGTATAAGAAGACGACCAAATAGTCTAACACCCATTATCCAATTGATAAAGGAAatcattaaaacataattatcctcatttttacttacaaaatcaattattaataataatcttTTTACTCTAGTAATGGGcatctaaaaataatatatcttaATCAAATAAAGTGTTTATTTCATACAATGTTTATACATGTCATATTGTATATTGCACCTTGCTTGCATTAATTCAtcatagataaaataaaaatataaaaaatataaaaacaaaaaacaagacCTCCTATATATAGATGTAAGCATAAACCCTTAAGATAATTAAAGTAATTTTACACATCAAGATTGAAGAGATACAATATCAAAATTACAAGaaagaaatgaaattttaagattgctctatagtagtgataattTGAGCAACTATAAATATAAGATAAAGACACTCACAAAAATCACAACTACATTATATTCTATGGAAAGCTTTCAAGCCTACATTCTTTTCTTAGGAAAATATAATGACTTGATTAAACCAAGAGGGAGGGGTTGaatgatttttaaaatcttttttcgAAAATCACACTTTCTTgaaattctttttcaaaaccCTTTTAAGACTTAAAAACATAATGCAAGTATTATGGATCAAGATTGATTCAAGAGTATGTTACAAAACTAGAATGCAGTTAACTTTGTGAAACAATATTGATACAAGATTAATAAAAGATATTTATAAGATTCATAGTTTCACAATTAAAGAAGATAAAACATGATCAAGAAAACACGAGAGGATTTATATTGGTTTAAATCCACCAATCCTACATCTAGTCTCGACAATTCAACTTTAGAATTGTTGGTACCACTATTAAATCAAGTTTGTACAAAGCAATTTGCTATTACAAACTTAAAAAAACAACAATCAAATCTTGAACATACTCAAGAGGATATCAGCTACTAGAAGATACCGACTTCTATCAACTCTTGCTCACAAAGAGAATATATGCTTACCAATTCTTAATAAACCTTTAGAGGATCTTAGCCTTTATCAAATCTTTAGTACTCAAGAAGATATATGCCTTATCAACTCttgttaaaaacaataaaacaaacACTAGAAACACTctagcaataacaataattacAAAAACACAACTAGAACACTTCAGCATAAACAATAAGAAAACATTTACCAATCTTTTTCATAGcaaaaacatataaaagattCAACAACACAACCTTTGACAATCAAATCTTGAAAGTCCAAAAAGAATGAAataaactctttgaaaaactcataTTATATTGCTTCAAAGTGTATAtcaatacttttaaaatttgtataaaaatattaatccaagtgctctatttatagagtttcaaaatcacaaattaaaattaaatgtgatGT from Phaseolus vulgaris cultivar G19833 chromosome 1, P. vulgaris v2.0, whole genome shotgun sequence carries:
- the LOC137813895 gene encoding cytochrome P450 CYP94D108, with protein sequence MKYLFLSLESLSLGQCVAIHQYLHMELFSFLFLALLFTLYLYFATQKPCKTNTKGFKDYPLIGTLPEFLQNRHRFLDWTTQVLRDCPTNTAVFSRPYSSHGVITANPDNVEHMLKTRFENYPKGERFINHLQDFLGNGIFNSDSELWKLQRKIASHEFSTKSLRNFIVNTVTTELQTRLLPILSKASQTNGLLDLQNLFERFAFDNVCKLAFNVDPACLGGDGTAGAEFMSAFEDAAVLSSGRFMSVLPFMWKIKQLLNIGTERRLRKSITTVHVFADSIIRSRLESREHTSDDEDLLSRFIRTQESSPEFLRDVVISFILAGRDTTSSALTWFFWILSSRPDVRRKIHDEIARVRFATGGVGAFGYEELKEMHYLHAALTETMRLYPPVPVDSKKCADDDVLPDGTRIGKGWFLSYHTYAMGRMESVWGKDCAQYNPERWLENGAFRTESPFRFPVFHAGPRMCLGKEMAYIQMKSIAASVMESFEIEAVDKDTCPEHVLSLTLRIKGGLAVRLRTRDTQSVHPNTRV